In Gadus chalcogrammus isolate NIFS_2021 chromosome 1, NIFS_Gcha_1.0, whole genome shotgun sequence, the sequence ACTGAGGATGATTGAACTGAACTTTTGAatgattaaaaatgtaaaacaaatgtgaaatacaaatacaatgagAGAAAAGGCGTTGTGTTTGATCTCACATTTAATCACATTTCCAGACAAGAAGTCAAACAATTGCATTAAAACTGTATAGATAACAAGAAATATAGCCTGTTTCAGGCTGCTTCCAGTACCAACATGCATAGGAATGGTCCTCTTTCTCAATGTCCTCTAAATCAGTGGTTCCCTTCCTTTAACTTTAGGAGTACCACTAAATGGATCACATGGTATGTATCAAAGATTCATGAAAATATAACGAAAACAAcaaaatcataataataactagaaaatgcatttcctgcagaaaatgcggtgagggctgtagtacaaagtgaggttgaaaatatttttgaataaagccacatagattaagacataaagaaacgttaaatggcttaaatcaagttcaaaagtctaaatggagtaaacaatgtaaagccggtatgaaactaaaactgtgattctgaataaagttgaaatgacATTGAAATTCCGTTATCAAGATAAACGGCTGAAAATTGATTTAattacgtcttaaacagttggAAGTACCAGAGGACGGCTCTGCCATCCTCCCATTGAttcccatgttaaaaaagataatattttaaaagtagaacaTTCTTAATATCTatccttaatatttgaaaattaaaaaaattgaggaaagagataggtcccaaagtttgtagagaataataaagaaagaaagaataaaacgtatgaagaacaatagttgagcgctgcatgcagcactcacctaatgagCATAGTTAGAAGGCATTTTTACGTTTGAATTTATGTATGACACATTCATGTCTAATAAGCCGGCTAGTTGGCAGTGGTGACTAGCCGTCATATTGTCTTCTTTATTCAAGTCATCTTGAATTTTTTCCTTAGCCGATACAGTGCAGTTTTGAGCCGTTTCAAGTGCAACTTAAACTACCATCAGCCCTCAGATTAAGACTGATATGCTTTTGCCTGAAAGAGTTGATTAAGAGTCTGCTCATTTTAAGATAAACGTTGAATGCGCTTATATCTCACAGAGTGACACATGGCCTTTACCCAACCAGAACCCAGCTAAGAGCTTACGCCCGTCAAACCGAACATTGAAAGTGTGAATATGCTCCTGCTTTTCAGATGAAACATCATAGAACGTCAGCATGCCCCTATCCCTGTCCAGAAACACTCCGAGTCTAGGACCCAAGGGGCCTGTTGTTTTACAGGGTTTCCCGCTCGCTGAGTCTGTCCAAGACTCGTACTTCACTTTATTTCCTTTTACTTTGCCGACCAGACTCCAAGACATCTTATTGGTTCCAAACCCACAACTCCGCCCCTTCCAATCGATTCGACTATCAACCACAGCCACACCCACATGCCCGCTCCACTCGACCTCCCAATAGCAGAGGTCAGGCAGTTCCTCGACACAGAGCACCTGGGGCCTCATGGACGTGCGCTTGTGGTCCGGGGAGAAACCCTCTATGTCCTTGGCCTTCTTTCGCCTTGCTGTTCTACCGTCCTCACTGAGGACCAGTCTCTCGCCGGCCTTGTTCCCATCAAGCTTGAGCTCAATGCCATCTGAAGGACAAAGAGTAAATACAAGACGGTGTTACCGTTGTATCACAATGATTGCTATCTTACATCTTTCATGTCGTATCAATATTCATATGATCCTATAATCCTAAACCAGTAAGCAGAACGTTTGATTATGTTTTGTGTATAGATGTATTCCAGTTgaacacttacacttctttggAGCTGGCTTTAGTCTGCATTCTCCCCCGTGGTCAATtctgcaaaaacacacacaattaaaacacTATATTaccgatcacacacacacacacacacacacacacacacacacacacacacacacacacacacacacacacacacacacacacacacacacacacacacacacacacacacacacacacacacacacacacacacaacctgagtGTCTTCAGACTTGTTTTTGGATCAGCAGCGATGGCAGAAAGCCTCTGTTCTCCAGACTTTTCTGGGTagttgtagctcaggtccagctcctgCAGTTGTGAATGATTGAGCTCAAGCGCTGATGCCAGTGACAGACAGCCAGTTTTTGTCACTTGGCAGTATGACAACCTAAAGCCCAAGCATAAGGGCAAACAAGGTATAATCATACAGAGCTCTGCGTGTGGTCATGTTTGAAGTTTAAATTCACTTATGTGTACAAAGTCACAACATGCACTTACTTGAGAACCTCAAGCCTGCAGCATTTGCTCCTCAGGCTTTCAGCAAGCTTTTCCACTCCTGCATCTTTGATATCATTGTGGCTGAGGTCCAGCACTGTTAGGTTAGAAGAGCTGGACTTCAGGATAGAGGATGCCAAGCCTTCGCAGGACCTGGCAGTGAGGTCACACCTGTTCAGCCTGTAGCAAAAATGGGATAGGCATTGAGGTTCAGGTTCAACACCTCAGAACAAAACCTCTTGGTGCCAAGctgatataaatatatcattCATATAATTTATCAAAAAAATCATAAACTACAGTctgaaaaatagaataccacagCATATTTTCGAAATAAATgtgcaaatacatttttaaccAACATCCTAAAAGTAtataaatatctctctctcatatatatatatatatatatatgaaaaagaTGCAGATGAGTCCAAAAGCCTTGAAACCCCAAATGTAATACCTGCTAGCGTCACAATTAACTGTGCAAGCCACTGTTTTTCGCTTAGCAAAACTGACAGTATTACCCAcacaaaataagtaaaaaattAGCAACAATATCTGGAAATTCTTACAAAGCTGTTTTGGCGACTTTCACTAGGGGGAGCATTCCTTCAAGAACCTCCTCTGATTTGACGTATTTTTTCAGATCAAACACATCCAGATCCGCATCTGATGTCAATAGGACAAACATCAGGGCGGACCACTGTGGTCGTGTGAATTTTTCAAACGTAAGGCTTTGTTTCTGAAGGTGGTCCTTTATTTCCTTCACTAGAGAATGGTCATTGAGCTCGTTCAagcagtggaacagattgatgcgcTTTTCTGCATTGATGTCTCCATCAATCTTTGTCTTGATGTACTCAATTGTGTCCTTGTTGGTCTCAGGCTGCTTTCTTCCTGCCTGGCTCACCAACAGATCATGCAGAGGCTTCTGGTTTGTCTCCAGGGAAAGACCAAGGAGGAAGCGAAGGAACATGTCCCAATCTCCATTGTCGTTTTCCAAAGCTTTGTCCACAGCACATATGTAGAAGTCGGATTGGCCTCCGACTGTAATAGCAGGCTCAGTGAGCACATTTTCCCCTGTGTTGACGAATGTGACAAAGGCATAAACCGCAGCAAGGAACTCCTGAAtactcagatggacaaagctgTACAGGTTTTGCTTTATCAGATCATAACTCTCCATTGAGTTCTGTGTAAACAGGCCAGAGTAGACTGCACATGCTGTGATGTCCATTTCACGTTGCTTTAGGTCCTCTTCTATGAAGACCAAGTTACCCCTCTTCAGCTCCTCATATGCCAGCTTCCCCAGGGACAACAcagtttctttgtttttcttggtCCAGTATGACTCTGTACCATTGACGTCCTCCCTTTTCTCAGCACCACCCTGGAATTTTACAATGCTCACTTTGCACTGTAACAAGAGGAAGCATATGTACATGTCGGTCAAAGTCTTGGGCATGTGCTGCACGTTCTCCTCGCTATGCATCAAGTCTTCCAGCACAGTGGAGGtaatccaacagaagactggaaTGTAGCACATGATGTAAAGTGCCCTTGAAGTTTTGATGTGGGAGAAGATTCTCTCGGCCAGCTCTGGATCGTATCTTTTTCTGAAGTATTGCTCCCTTTGGAGGTCATTGAATCCACGGACTTCGGTAACCAGGTCGATGCACTCCGGAGGAATGTTTctggaggatgcgggccgcgCAGTGATCCAGAGCTGTGCTCCGGGAAGCAGGTTTCCCCTGATGAGATTCTTCAGCAGGACGTTCAAAGGTGCTGGCTTTTTCATGTCCGACCAGTCCATAATTTCACTGAAATTAAGATCCAGCCGACACTCATCAAAGCCATCGAGTACAATAAGGATTTTGTAATTACGATAATTTGTGATTTCTGATGTCTTCATTTCGGGAAAGAAGCTATTTATAATTTCTTCAAAGCTGTGCTCTACAGTATTCATCAAATTCAGCTCCCGGAAGGGAAATGTAAAGAGAAAATATATGCCCTGATTGACTGCGCCTTCCGCCCAGTCCAACATGTACTTCTGTAAAGCCATTGTCTTTCCACTCCCTGCAATTCCATTTGTCAGAACACTTCTTATTTCTCTATTTTGTCCTGATTTGAAGATGTCATGATGTTTGATTGCCGTTTCCTGTCTACCACTTTCAAATGATGCTGCTTGAACCCGCCTGCTTTCGTTCTGACCAATGACATCGTCACTCTCGCCCTTTATGATGTATAGCTCTGTGTAGATCTCATGAAGAAGAGCTGACTTTCCTTGTTGGGTGATCCCTTCGGAGACTCGTTGAAACTGCTTGATCAAATGATCTTTAAGTTTCTTCTGGCTTGCAAAATCCGGCTTTTCTGAATCGAAATAAAATGTGAAGGAAACAAAATGGATTTAGTGCACACTTAACATAGTGGATTGTTGATCATATGCTGCTTTTGGTTTTATAAACATATTAATCAGTATTTACATCCAATTGCTTACCTCGtattactgtctgtctgtcgatgAATTTAGAGGGGATTTGCTTGGCTTCCAGAGGCCTGGAGAGTATCCAGAGAAGGGCAGACGGAAGCAGATTCCCCCTGATGAGATTGGAAAGCAGCCTACTAACAGGGGCTGCCTCTCTCACATCGCTCAGGGTTTTAACACTGTCGCCAAAGTCCAGTGGAAGCCCATCCAAACCGTCCAGGACAATTATGAGTTTATACTTCTCAAAGTCAGATATTACAAACTGTTCAGTTTCTGTGAAGACGTCGTTGAGGAGTTCTATcaagcttttcttttcttctttgaaTTTAGATAGTTGGTGAGAAGTTAGATGGAACACAATTTCTGTGTCCGGTTCCATTCTCGATACTAAATTAAAAAGTCGGGTTTTGCGTGAGGGGACAGCTCCTGCCCACTCTCTTGTGAATTTCTGTGCATGAATGGTTTTTCCAATGCAAGCATCTACAATTGTTAGAACCGTTTTTGATTCTTTGAAAATATCAGCTACAGCATAAGATATTGCCTTGACATTCGACAAAGCATCACTGCTCTCCTTTTCAATGTGTTCAGTGTTACTTGGGTTGGGAAGAATCAAATCTTTGTTATTTTGAAAGTCATTAGTATACCGTTTCTTCATGCTCTTGATAAGCTTCTGTCGTCGCTTCACAGAGTCTAGAAGAAATGTACAGCGTAAGCAGAAATGTTAAGTGATTACTGCATGTTAGAAGTATAGATTGATGATAGATAAATGAAAAGATGTGTGGATAgcttatatatactgtatagtaGGGCTGCAAGATTAATCTTCAAAATATCGCTGTATTGATTCTGAGCTCAATTCTTTCTTGTTACTGTATGACCATGATTCTAGCGTATTCGCATTTTTGTGGCATCGACCATGAAAAGTAACAAAGTGTTTAGCAGAGCACTGAGAACAGGGAAGAACTCTTTTGACTGACACAAGAGTTGAAGCATTGGTGATTAAATTGGTGTGGGCTTAACACGCCCCCTGCCCTACGCTATTTTATATTATAACAAGTTAATTAGCTCAGAATTCAGATTTTTCATGGCAAAAAATAAATCCTGCACGGTTTTTCTGAATTGCCAAGATACCTCAATCATTGTGTAACTGTTGAGTGTGATATGAGTGATATAATGAGCGATGGTGCATATAAAAAGCACCACAcacagggacgcgggaagtcagtctgagtggggggtgctgagagagtatatataatgacgtcataataaatgctgcgtaaCATCCAatgtttacagagacgagatgacgggtgacgtcacattcagggctccgTTATTCACAAAtgttagcaagtaaacaatgtacaaattagagtcaactcggctgatactgtgctgaatttcacacactaacaacatgcagacaagctgttgcggtccgggattatacacagcgttataacaaggattcaggaggttatttctaaaggtttacaaaggaaagtgaCAGCAAAAGAAAGCCTTAATTTTCATCAagagttacgagttgtctgatatgaggaaagtgaCAATTTCTCAGACAAAGTGAACCAGaatcaaaacgataacattctacgtgtctattaatatggccagcaacattttacaccagttttagaatgttttgcactacaacagatgttgaacaccaacatgcttatgtaaactgagcatagtaccatattcagctatggacagaTCACATACGGAAT encodes:
- the LOC130388684 gene encoding uncharacterized protein LOC130388684 isoform X1, whose product is MCLNNQEGDNEHLVNCMLCPVPSVGIMKQAIPKCLCGMYMIFLHVSSSIFMTLAELNIGESDEGPSLDNQRASSPTPSGISMKSDRSIDHPPELNKGKSVGGPSLDNQRASSPTLSVVSMKSDRSIDHPPDLKKGKSVEGPSLDNQRAFSPTPSGLSLSDRSIDHPPDLRRGESVERPSLDNQRAFSSTPSGLSLSDRSIDHPPDLRRGESAEGPSRDERPSNAFVKDEVLDFNNGESEESIQRKLKQAAKKKAKDKLTKNLKKRIIDEYGIRPRNEEIETDLFITGGQKDKKGGREIQTGAKDTRQTTYDEIFQSKGSIKKVLTKGLGGIGKTFQAQTLMLDWGRGRIYPEIDMLFKINLGKLQSTEIESLEELLDHLLGKDSEHRTSDYKDYKIAFVLDGLDKCQLPLDFDPKNDLTDTRKKDSVDRLLTNLIKGNLLPSACLWILTQHSAADKIPAEFIDRVTECQDSVKRRQKLIKSMKKRYTNDFQNNKDLILPNPSNTEHIEKESSDALSNVKAISYAVADIFKESKTVLTIVDACIGKTIHAQKFTREWAGAVPSRKTRLFNLVSRMEPDTEIVFHLTSHQLSKFKEEKKSLIELLNDVFTETEQFVISDFEKYKLIIVLDGLDGLPLDFGDSVKTLSDVREAAPVSRLLSNLIRGNLLPSALLWILSRPLEAKQIPSKFIDRQTVIREKPDFASQKKLKDHLIKQFQRVSEGITQQGKSALLHEIYTELYIIKGESDDVIGQNESRRVQAASFESGRQETAIKHHDIFKSGQNREIRSVLTNGIAGSGKTMALQKYMLDWAEGAVNQGIYFLFTFPFRELNLMNTVEHSFEEIINSFFPEMKTSEITNYRNYKILIVLDGFDECRLDLNFSEIMDWSDMKKPAPLNVLLKNLIRGNLLPGAQLWITARPASSRNIPPECIDLVTEVRGFNDLQREQYFRKRYDPELAERIFSHIKTSRALYIMCYIPVFCWITSTVLEDLMHSEENVQHMPKTLTDMYICFLLLQCKVSIVKFQGGAEKREDVNGTESYWTKKNKETVLSLGKLAYEELKRGNLVFIEEDLKQREMDITACAVYSGLFTQNSMESYDLIKQNLYSFVHLSIQEFLAAVYAFVTFVNTGENVLTEPAITVGGQSDFYICAVDKALENDNGDWDMFLRFLLGLSLETNQKPLHDLLVSQAGRKQPETNKDTIEYIKTKIDGDINAEKRINLFHCLNELNDHSLVKEIKDHLQKQSLTFEKFTRPQWSALMFVLLTSDADLDVFDLKKYVKSEEVLEGMLPLVKVAKTALLNRCDLTARSCEGLASSILKSSSSNLTVLDLSHNDIKDAGVEKLAESLRSKCCRLEVLKLSYCQVTKTGCLSLASALELNHSQLQELDLSYNYPEKSGEQRLSAIAADPKTSLKTLRIDHGGECRLKPAPKKYGIELKLDGNKAGERLVLSEDGRTARRKKAKDIEGFSPDHKRTSMRPQVLCVEELPDLCYWEVEWSGHVGVAVVDSRIDWKGRSCGFGTNKMSWSLVGKVKGNKVKYESWTDSASGKPCKTTGPLGPRLGVFLDRDRGMLTFYDVSSEKQEHIHTFNVRFDGRKLLAGFWLGKGHVSLCEI
- the LOC130388684 gene encoding uncharacterized protein LOC130388684 isoform X3 yields the protein MENQMKGPGVPAISFGSETNLKLNIGESDEGPSLDNQRASSPTPSGISMKSDRSIDHPPELNKGKSVGGPSLDNQRASSPTLSVVSMKSDRSIDHPPDLKKGKSVEGPSLDNQRAFSPTPSGLSLSDRSIDHPPDLRRGESVERPSLDNQRAFSSTPSGLSLSDRSIDHPPDLRRGESAEGPSRDERPSNAFVKDEVLDFNNGESEESIQRKLKQAAKKKAKDKLTKNLKKRIIDEYGIRPRNEEIETDLFITGGQKDKKGGREIQTGAKDTRQTTYDEIFQSKGSIKKVLTKGLGGIGKTFQAQTLMLDWGRGRIYPEIDMLFKINLGKLQSTEIESLEELLDHLLGKDSEHRTSDYKDYKIAFVLDGLDKCQLPLDFDPKNDLTDTRKKDSVDRLLTNLIKGNLLPSACLWILTQHSAADKIPAEFIDRVTECQDSVKRRQKLIKSMKKRYTNDFQNNKDLILPNPSNTEHIEKESSDALSNVKAISYAVADIFKESKTVLTIVDACIGKTIHAQKFTREWAGAVPSRKTRLFNLVSRMEPDTEIVFHLTSHQLSKFKEEKKSLIELLNDVFTETEQFVISDFEKYKLIIVLDGLDGLPLDFGDSVKTLSDVREAAPVSRLLSNLIRGNLLPSALLWILSRPLEAKQIPSKFIDRQTVIREKPDFASQKKLKDHLIKQFQRVSEGITQQGKSALLHEIYTELYIIKGESDDVIGQNESRRVQAASFESGRQETAIKHHDIFKSGQNREIRSVLTNGIAGSGKTMALQKYMLDWAEGAVNQGIYFLFTFPFRELNLMNTVEHSFEEIINSFFPEMKTSEITNYRNYKILIVLDGFDECRLDLNFSEIMDWSDMKKPAPLNVLLKNLIRGNLLPGAQLWITARPASSRNIPPECIDLVTEVRGFNDLQREQYFRKRYDPELAERIFSHIKTSRALYIMCYIPVFCWITSTVLEDLMHSEENVQHMPKTLTDMYICFLLLQCKVSIVKFQGGAEKREDVNGTESYWTKKNKETVLSLGKLAYEELKRGNLVFIEEDLKQREMDITACAVYSGLFTQNSMESYDLIKQNLYSFVHLSIQEFLAAVYAFVTFVNTGENVLTEPAITVGGQSDFYICAVDKALENDNGDWDMFLRFLLGLSLETNQKPLHDLLVSQAGRKQPETNKDTIEYIKTKIDGDINAEKRINLFHCLNELNDHSLVKEIKDHLQKQSLTFEKFTRPQWSALMFVLLTSDADLDVFDLKKYVKSEEVLEGMLPLVKVAKTALLNRCDLTARSCEGLASSILKSSSSNLTVLDLSHNDIKDAGVEKLAESLRSKCCRLEVLKLSYCQVTKTGCLSLASALELNHSQLQELDLSYNYPEKSGEQRLSAIAADPKTSLKTLRIDHGGECRLKPAPKKYGIELKLDGNKAGERLVLSEDGRTARRKKAKDIEGFSPDHKRTSMRPQVLCVEELPDLCYWEVEWSGHVGVAVVDSRIDWKGRSCGFGTNKMSWSLVGKVKGNKVKYESWTDSASGKPCKTTGPLGPRLGVFLDRDRGMLTFYDVSSEKQEHIHTFNVRFDGRKLLAGFWLGKGHVSLCEI
- the LOC130388684 gene encoding uncharacterized protein LOC130388684 isoform X2, with the translated sequence MFNALIFISIFEYIYIFCPVPLNLQAISFGSETNLKLNIGESDEGPSLDNQRASSPTPSGISMKSDRSIDHPPELNKGKSVGGPSLDNQRASSPTLSVVSMKSDRSIDHPPDLKKGKSVEGPSLDNQRAFSPTPSGLSLSDRSIDHPPDLRRGESVERPSLDNQRAFSSTPSGLSLSDRSIDHPPDLRRGESAEGPSRDERPSNAFVKDEVLDFNNGESEESIQRKLKQAAKKKAKDKLTKNLKKRIIDEYGIRPRNEEIETDLFITGGQKDKKGGREIQTGAKDTRQTTYDEIFQSKGSIKKVLTKGLGGIGKTFQAQTLMLDWGRGRIYPEIDMLFKINLGKLQSTEIESLEELLDHLLGKDSEHRTSDYKDYKIAFVLDGLDKCQLPLDFDPKNDLTDTRKKDSVDRLLTNLIKGNLLPSACLWILTQHSAADKIPAEFIDRVTECQDSVKRRQKLIKSMKKRYTNDFQNNKDLILPNPSNTEHIEKESSDALSNVKAISYAVADIFKESKTVLTIVDACIGKTIHAQKFTREWAGAVPSRKTRLFNLVSRMEPDTEIVFHLTSHQLSKFKEEKKSLIELLNDVFTETEQFVISDFEKYKLIIVLDGLDGLPLDFGDSVKTLSDVREAAPVSRLLSNLIRGNLLPSALLWILSRPLEAKQIPSKFIDRQTVIREKPDFASQKKLKDHLIKQFQRVSEGITQQGKSALLHEIYTELYIIKGESDDVIGQNESRRVQAASFESGRQETAIKHHDIFKSGQNREIRSVLTNGIAGSGKTMALQKYMLDWAEGAVNQGIYFLFTFPFRELNLMNTVEHSFEEIINSFFPEMKTSEITNYRNYKILIVLDGFDECRLDLNFSEIMDWSDMKKPAPLNVLLKNLIRGNLLPGAQLWITARPASSRNIPPECIDLVTEVRGFNDLQREQYFRKRYDPELAERIFSHIKTSRALYIMCYIPVFCWITSTVLEDLMHSEENVQHMPKTLTDMYICFLLLQCKVSIVKFQGGAEKREDVNGTESYWTKKNKETVLSLGKLAYEELKRGNLVFIEEDLKQREMDITACAVYSGLFTQNSMESYDLIKQNLYSFVHLSIQEFLAAVYAFVTFVNTGENVLTEPAITVGGQSDFYICAVDKALENDNGDWDMFLRFLLGLSLETNQKPLHDLLVSQAGRKQPETNKDTIEYIKTKIDGDINAEKRINLFHCLNELNDHSLVKEIKDHLQKQSLTFEKFTRPQWSALMFVLLTSDADLDVFDLKKYVKSEEVLEGMLPLVKVAKTALLNRCDLTARSCEGLASSILKSSSSNLTVLDLSHNDIKDAGVEKLAESLRSKCCRLEVLKLSYCQVTKTGCLSLASALELNHSQLQELDLSYNYPEKSGEQRLSAIAADPKTSLKTLRIDHGGECRLKPAPKKYGIELKLDGNKAGERLVLSEDGRTARRKKAKDIEGFSPDHKRTSMRPQVLCVEELPDLCYWEVEWSGHVGVAVVDSRIDWKGRSCGFGTNKMSWSLVGKVKGNKVKYESWTDSASGKPCKTTGPLGPRLGVFLDRDRGMLTFYDVSSEKQEHIHTFNVRFDGRKLLAGFWLGKGHVSLCEI